A stretch of Wenzhouxiangella sp. XN24 DNA encodes these proteins:
- a CDS encoding ATP-dependent helicase: protein MLPAPTLDVLNEAQRRAVTYGVRRSKGDGLDAGPLLVVAGAGTGKTMTLAHRVGHLVLSGVPPARILLLTFSRRAAREMTRRARRIVGQALADQGRGEAIRLPWAGTFHSIANRLLREYAPNLGLDAGFSVLDRSDAGDLIDVARQELGLGGSDRRFPRKDTCLAIYSRSVNARAALDECLADGWPWCADWAEELRSLFRRYVELKQAGGMLDYDDLLLWWHGLLESPALAAAVGERFDHVLVDEYQDTNLLQAEILARLKPDGRGLTVVGDDAQSIYSFRAADVENILRFPTQFTPGAEVVTLAENYRSVQPVLAAANALMAGAERQFRKNLRSARPSGQRPCYVTVQDDEGQAQYVIEGVLAAREAGQLLRHQAVLFRASHHSDRLELELTRRNIPFVKYGGLKFLEAGHVKDLLAVLRWGDNPRNRIAAFRCLQLLPGVGPALAAKAWGWLETHDYLPAALADWRPPAAAAPYWASLVELLCTMGGGGDWRPQVGLARDWYRPQLERIYEEWPVRLGDLDALEQIAAKFATREQFLTELSLDPPQATGDLAGPPLVDEDYLVLSTIHSAKGQEWDSVYVLNVADGNFPSEFATGKPALIEEERRLLYVAMTRAKTALHLVAPLKYWVPQQPRHGDRHVYGARSRFIDEAMMACMEKRFHGNAEAHAAGSARPAEIVDLGARMRMMW from the coding sequence ATGCTTCCCGCTCCGACCCTCGACGTCCTCAACGAGGCACAGCGCCGCGCCGTCACCTATGGTGTGCGGCGCAGCAAGGGCGACGGCCTGGACGCCGGACCGCTGCTCGTCGTCGCCGGAGCGGGCACCGGCAAGACCATGACCCTGGCGCACAGGGTGGGACACCTGGTGCTTTCCGGAGTTCCACCGGCCCGCATCCTGCTGTTGACCTTCAGCCGCCGGGCTGCACGGGAGATGACCCGCCGCGCGCGTCGGATCGTCGGCCAGGCGCTCGCCGACCAGGGACGCGGCGAGGCCATCCGCCTGCCGTGGGCGGGCACTTTCCACTCGATCGCCAACCGGCTGTTGCGGGAGTACGCGCCGAACCTGGGCCTCGACGCCGGTTTTTCCGTGCTCGACCGGAGCGATGCGGGGGATCTCATTGACGTCGCCCGCCAGGAGCTCGGGCTGGGTGGCAGCGACCGGCGCTTCCCGCGCAAGGACACGTGCCTGGCGATCTATTCGCGGTCGGTGAATGCGCGCGCGGCCCTGGACGAGTGTCTTGCGGACGGCTGGCCATGGTGTGCGGACTGGGCGGAGGAGTTGCGCAGCCTGTTTCGCCGCTACGTGGAGCTCAAGCAGGCCGGCGGCATGCTGGATTACGACGACCTGCTGCTGTGGTGGCACGGCCTGCTGGAGTCGCCCGCGCTTGCGGCTGCGGTCGGTGAGCGCTTCGACCATGTGCTGGTGGACGAATACCAGGACACGAACCTGCTGCAGGCCGAGATCCTCGCACGGCTGAAGCCCGACGGCCGCGGCCTCACGGTGGTCGGCGACGATGCGCAGAGCATCTACTCCTTCCGCGCGGCGGACGTCGAGAACATCCTTCGTTTTCCGACCCAGTTCACGCCCGGCGCCGAGGTCGTCACGCTGGCGGAAAACTACCGCTCCGTGCAGCCGGTACTGGCTGCCGCCAATGCCTTGATGGCGGGTGCCGAACGCCAGTTTCGCAAGAACCTGCGCTCCGCCAGGCCGTCGGGGCAACGGCCCTGCTATGTCACCGTGCAGGACGACGAGGGGCAGGCGCAGTACGTGATCGAGGGTGTGCTTGCAGCTCGCGAGGCGGGACAATTGCTGCGCCACCAGGCCGTGTTGTTTCGCGCCAGTCATCACAGTGACCGGCTGGAGCTGGAGCTTACGCGGCGTAACATTCCTTTCGTGAAATACGGGGGGCTGAAGTTTCTCGAGGCCGGCCATGTGAAAGACCTGCTGGCCGTGTTGCGCTGGGGCGATAATCCGCGCAACCGGATCGCCGCGTTCCGCTGCCTGCAGTTGTTGCCGGGCGTCGGCCCGGCCCTGGCGGCCAAGGCCTGGGGTTGGCTGGAGACGCACGATTATTTGCCGGCCGCGCTTGCCGACTGGCGCCCGCCGGCGGCCGCCGCGCCATATTGGGCGAGCCTCGTCGAGTTGCTGTGCACGATGGGCGGCGGCGGCGACTGGCGCCCGCAGGTCGGCCTGGCGCGCGACTGGTACCGGCCGCAGCTGGAGCGCATCTACGAGGAATGGCCGGTGCGGCTCGGCGATCTCGACGCCCTCGAGCAGATCGCCGCGAAATTCGCCACCCGGGAGCAGTTCCTGACCGAGTTGTCGCTCGATCCGCCGCAGGCGACGGGGGACCTGGCAGGCCCGCCACTGGTCGACGAGGATTACCTCGTGTTGTCCACCATCCATTCCGCCAAGGGACAGGAATGGGACTCGGTCTACGTGCTGAACGTGGCGGACGGCAATTTCCCCTCCGAGTTCGCCACCGGCAAGCCGGCCCTGATCGAGGAGGAGCGACGCCTGCTGTACGTGGCCATGACGCGCGCCAAGACGGCGCTGCACCTTGTCGCACCGCTCAAATACTGGGTGCCGCAACAGCCCCGGCACGGCGATCGGCACGTCTACGGGGCCCGCAGCCGTTTCATCGACGAGGCCATGATGGCGTGCATGGAGAAGCGCTTCCATGGCAATGCGGAAGCGCACGCGGCCGGTTCCGCGCGGCCCGCCGAGATCGTCGATCTCGGGGCGCGCATGAGGATGATGTGGTGA
- the ppgK gene encoding polyphosphate--glucose phosphotransferase translates to MSVLGIDVGGSGIKAAPVNLVEGRLTTERHKLLTPQPATPEAIVASVVALAGEFDSHGSVGVAVPAVVKHGVAHTAANIDAAWIGCDIGRLLHEALGRPVAVLNDADAAGIAEMRFGAGRGQRGTVVMLTLGTGIGTAVFVDGILVPNTEFGHMDIRGKEAEHRASAQRRKDDNLSWEKWATNVSEVLVALERLLWPDLYIIGGGVSRKHEKFLPLLECRTPVVTAELGNDAGIVGAALATTEGHTPAGAR, encoded by the coding sequence ATGAGCGTGCTGGGAATCGATGTCGGCGGTTCGGGGATCAAGGCGGCGCCCGTGAATCTCGTCGAAGGGCGCCTCACGACCGAGCGTCACAAGCTGCTGACGCCGCAACCCGCGACCCCGGAAGCGATCGTTGCGTCGGTGGTGGCGCTGGCCGGCGAGTTCGACTCGCACGGCAGCGTGGGCGTCGCGGTGCCCGCCGTGGTCAAGCACGGCGTGGCGCACACCGCCGCCAACATCGATGCGGCCTGGATAGGATGCGACATCGGCCGCCTGCTGCACGAGGCGCTCGGCAGGCCCGTGGCCGTGCTCAACGATGCCGACGCGGCGGGTATCGCGGAGATGCGCTTCGGCGCCGGCAGGGGGCAACGCGGCACGGTCGTCATGCTGACGCTCGGCACGGGGATCGGCACAGCCGTGTTCGTGGACGGGATATTGGTGCCGAACACGGAGTTCGGCCACATGGACATCCGCGGCAAGGAAGCCGAGCATCGCGCGTCGGCGCAGCGGCGCAAGGACGACAACCTGTCGTGGGAGAAGTGGGCGACGAACGTCTCCGAGGTGCTGGTGGCGCTCGAGCGACTGCTGTGGCCGGATCTCTACATCATCGGCGGCGGCGTCAGCCGCAAGCACGAGAAGTTTCTCCCCTTGCTCGAGTGCCGCACGCCGGTCGTCACGGCCGAACTCGGCAACGACGCGGGCATCGTCGGGGCGGCGCTGGCGACGACCGAAGGGCACACCCCTGCCGGCGCCCGGTAA
- a CDS encoding ChaB family protein: MPYDRNADLPDSVRDNLPEKAQTIYRNAFNNAWDEYSDPEDRRGDASREETAHRVAWSTVKKSYEKKGDRWVKKD, from the coding sequence ATGCCTTACGACCGCAACGCGGACCTGCCCGACTCGGTGCGCGACAACCTGCCCGAAAAGGCGCAGACCATCTATCGCAATGCCTTCAACAATGCCTGGGACGAGTACAGCGACCCGGAAGACCGGCGTGGAGATGCGAGCCGCGAGGAAACGGCGCACCGCGTGGCCTGGTCTACGGTGAAAAAATCCTATGAGAAAAAAGGCGATCGCTGGGTGAAGAAGGACTGA
- a CDS encoding alpha/beta hydrolase, which yields MKSFAPLLIFVVLIYAALVAFLWFRQESLLFLPNMPSREIVATPADIGLRYEALRLPTADGEELDAWFVPAPGERAVLLFFHGNAGNISHRLDSLRIFHELGLSVLIFDYRGYGRSTGRPTEPGTYEDARAAWRHLVEDRGIPAQRIVLFGRSLGGAVATWLAANAAPRALIVESAFRSVPDMAAEIYWFLPVRLLARLHYPVEELLPRVAAPVLVIHSRDDEIIPFAHGEALHAAAGPPTRLLELQGGHNTGFFHSRARYVAGIDAFLREELGL from the coding sequence ATGAAGAGTTTCGCTCCGCTGTTGATTTTCGTCGTGCTGATCTATGCGGCGCTGGTCGCCTTTCTCTGGTTTCGGCAGGAGAGCCTGTTGTTCCTGCCGAACATGCCTTCACGGGAAATCGTCGCCACGCCCGCGGATATCGGGCTGCGCTACGAGGCCCTGCGCCTGCCGACTGCAGACGGCGAGGAGCTGGACGCCTGGTTCGTTCCGGCGCCCGGGGAGCGCGCCGTGCTGCTGTTCTTCCACGGCAACGCCGGCAATATTTCGCACCGCCTGGATTCCTTGCGAATCTTTCACGAGCTCGGGTTGTCGGTGCTGATTTTCGATTACCGCGGTTACGGGCGAAGCACGGGACGGCCGACGGAACCCGGTACTTATGAAGACGCGCGCGCGGCCTGGCGCCACCTGGTCGAGGATCGCGGCATTCCCGCGCAACGCATCGTCCTGTTCGGCCGCTCGCTGGGCGGCGCCGTGGCGACCTGGCTGGCGGCGAACGCCGCGCCGCGTGCGCTGATCGTGGAGTCGGCCTTCCGCTCGGTGCCCGACATGGCGGCCGAGATCTACTGGTTCCTGCCGGTGCGGCTGCTGGCGCGGCTGCACTACCCGGTGGAGGAACTGCTGCCGCGCGTTGCCGCGCCGGTGCTGGTGATTCACAGCCGCGACGACGAGATCATCCCCTTCGCCCATGGCGAGGCGCTGCACGCGGCGGCGGGGCCGCCGACGCGCCTGCTGGAGCTGCAGGGCGGTCACAACACCGGCTTTTTCCACAGCCGGGCGCGCTATGTGGCGGGCATCGACGCCTTCCTGCGGGAGGAACTCGGCCTGTGA
- a CDS encoding acyl-CoA dehydrogenase family protein has product MDFSFTEEQLMIQEAARDFAQREIAPIAAEFDISGKFPEETLRQAGELGFMGVEVPEEYGGSGLDAIGFALMMEEIAAADAAHSTVISVHNSLYCNGILQYGTEEQKQKFVTPVASGEVFAAYGLTEPQSGSDAANMRTRAVLDGDHYVINGKKSWITSGPVARYIMLFAMTDPGAGPKGVSAFMIDTQKDGFACGKTEPKLGIRASATCEIELADYRCPVEDRIANEGDGFKIAMSILDAGRIGIAAQAVGIARAAYEASVQYARERHAFGSPIGSFQMIQAKIADMKMRLEAARLLTLKAAWNKKVAAAAGLRNTTESSCAKLFASEAAMFITHAAVQIHGGMGYSKEMPIERYFRDAKITEIYEGTSEIQRMVIARQETGLR; this is encoded by the coding sequence ATGGACTTCTCGTTCACCGAAGAACAGCTCATGATCCAGGAAGCCGCCCGCGACTTCGCCCAGCGCGAGATCGCGCCCATCGCGGCGGAGTTCGACATCAGCGGGAAGTTCCCGGAGGAGACGCTGCGCCAGGCCGGCGAGCTCGGTTTCATGGGCGTCGAGGTGCCGGAGGAATACGGCGGTTCCGGGCTGGACGCCATCGGCTTTGCGCTGATGATGGAGGAGATCGCCGCAGCCGATGCCGCGCACTCGACCGTCATCTCCGTGCACAACTCGCTCTACTGCAACGGCATCCTGCAGTACGGCACCGAGGAACAGAAACAGAAGTTCGTCACGCCCGTGGCCTCGGGCGAGGTGTTCGCGGCCTACGGCCTGACCGAGCCGCAATCGGGTTCCGACGCAGCCAACATGCGCACGCGTGCCGTGCTGGACGGCGACCACTACGTCATCAACGGCAAGAAGTCCTGGATCACCTCGGGCCCGGTGGCCCGGTACATCATGCTGTTCGCCATGACCGACCCGGGCGCCGGCCCGAAGGGCGTGTCGGCCTTCATGATCGATACGCAGAAGGACGGTTTCGCCTGCGGCAAGACGGAGCCCAAGCTGGGCATCCGCGCCTCGGCCACCTGCGAGATCGAGTTGGCGGACTATCGCTGCCCGGTGGAGGACCGGATCGCCAACGAGGGCGACGGCTTCAAAATCGCCATGAGCATCCTCGACGCGGGCCGCATCGGTATCGCCGCGCAGGCCGTCGGCATCGCGCGCGCCGCCTATGAAGCCAGCGTCCAGTACGCCCGCGAACGCCATGCCTTCGGCTCGCCCATCGGCAGTTTCCAGATGATCCAGGCCAAGATCGCCGACATGAAGATGCGCCTCGAGGCCGCTCGCCTGCTGACGCTCAAGGCCGCGTGGAACAAGAAGGTCGCGGCCGCGGCCGGGCTGCGCAACACGACGGAGTCGTCCTGCGCCAAGCTGTTCGCCTCCGAGGCCGCGATGTTCATCACTCACGCCGCGGTGCAGATCCACGGCGGCATGGGCTACAGCAAGGAAATGCCGATCGAGCGCTATTTCCGCGACGCCAAGATCACGGAGATCTACGAGGGCACGAGCGAGATCCAGCGCATGGTGATCGCACGGCAGGAAACCGGCCTGCGGTAA
- the greB gene encoding transcription elongation factor GreB: protein MSRYRPPQPAASPYITPEGAGRLREELDRLWRVERPEVVRALADAAAEGDRSENAEYIYRKKQLGGLDRRIRHLRRRLGVLKIVDRTPEAGGRVFFGAWVTLEDENGAESRFRIVGPDEFDHAPGYISMDAPLARALLKRSPGDEVTLELATGRRTWLLLEVSYDDRS, encoded by the coding sequence ATGAGCCGCTACCGCCCGCCCCAGCCCGCAGCTTCGCCCTATATCACGCCGGAGGGCGCAGGACGTTTGCGCGAGGAACTGGACCGGCTGTGGCGCGTGGAGCGTCCCGAGGTGGTGCGCGCGCTGGCCGACGCCGCCGCCGAGGGCGATCGCTCCGAGAACGCGGAATACATCTACCGCAAGAAGCAGCTCGGCGGACTCGACCGGCGCATCCGCCACCTGCGGCGGCGCCTCGGCGTCCTGAAAATCGTCGATCGCACCCCGGAAGCAGGCGGCCGGGTTTTTTTCGGCGCCTGGGTGACGCTGGAAGATGAAAACGGCGCCGAATCACGTTTCCGGATCGTCGGCCCGGATGAGTTCGACCATGCGCCCGGCTACATCAGCATGGATGCGCCGCTGGCCCGCGCGCTGCTGAAGCGGTCGCCGGGGGACGAGGTCACCCTCGAACTCGCCACCGGGCGCAGGACCTGGCTGCTGCTCGAGGTCAGCTACGACGACCGATCCTGA
- a CDS encoding winged helix-turn-helix transcriptional regulator yields the protein MKSPVSDTGGWTFLSNHTHVLVCLARNPEQVLREVAQQVGITERAVQRIVAELESGGVIRRERLGRRNHYELNLDVPLRHPLERHCTVGELLRAVTAPAQE from the coding sequence ATGAAATCTCCCGTGTCCGATACCGGCGGATGGACCTTTCTCAGCAACCACACCCACGTGCTGGTGTGTCTCGCGCGAAACCCCGAACAGGTGTTACGCGAAGTGGCGCAACAGGTGGGCATCACCGAGCGCGCCGTGCAGCGCATCGTGGCGGAGCTGGAATCGGGCGGGGTGATCAGGCGGGAACGCCTCGGGCGGCGCAATCACTATGAACTGAACCTGGATGTGCCTTTGCGACATCCGCTCGAGCGCCATTGCACCGTAGGAGAGCTGTTGCGCGCGGTGACCGCCCCGGCGCAGGAATGA
- a CDS encoding NADP-dependent isocitrate dehydrogenase: MSAVLAPLINSAAPDTLPARTVAVAAGDGIGPEITSAVLRVLAAADPALSFHHVTVGLKAYAAGEASGIGQDVLDAVARHGAILKGPITTPQGGGYKSVNVTLRKVLGLYANVRPSISYHPFITALQPGMDVVVIRENEEDTYAGIEHRQSDEVYQCLKLVSRPGCERICRYAFEYARAHGRRKVTCMTKSNIMKLTDGLFQRVFEETARDYPELVAEHMIIDIGTARMASRPAEFDVVVTLNLYGDILSDVAAEVSGSIGLAGSANIGRECAMFEAVHGSAPDIAGRDIANPSGMLQAAVMMLQHLGRERPAALIRNAWLRTLEEGILTADAYRPGPGRRQVGTQEFADAVIERLGQVPRRLAPVAEGQAVPEVRLQPPGSATPRSSKRLVGVDVFLDWDEAGRDPGVLGRRLEALAGPDFTLAVVTNRGVKVYPGGNARTLCTDHWRCRFQAQEAAGPTTIAALLLRLAEAGLDAVKTENLYEFDGQAGYSQAQGA, from the coding sequence ATGTCTGCAGTACTTGCCCCGCTGATCAACAGCGCCGCGCCCGACACGCTTCCGGCACGCACCGTGGCCGTCGCCGCGGGCGATGGCATCGGACCCGAAATAACCTCCGCCGTGTTGCGTGTGCTCGCCGCCGCCGATCCTGCTCTCAGCTTCCACCATGTGACCGTCGGGCTCAAGGCCTATGCCGCCGGCGAGGCCTCGGGAATCGGCCAGGACGTCCTCGACGCGGTGGCGCGGCACGGTGCGATCCTCAAGGGCCCGATCACGACACCGCAGGGCGGCGGCTACAAGAGCGTCAACGTCACGCTGCGCAAGGTGCTGGGACTCTACGCAAACGTCCGCCCGAGCATTTCCTACCACCCTTTCATTACGGCCCTGCAACCCGGGATGGACGTCGTCGTCATCCGGGAAAACGAGGAGGACACCTACGCCGGGATCGAGCACAGGCAATCCGACGAGGTTTACCAGTGCCTCAAGCTCGTGTCCCGCCCCGGCTGCGAACGGATCTGTCGTTACGCCTTCGAGTACGCCCGGGCGCACGGCCGGCGAAAGGTCACGTGCATGACCAAGTCCAACATCATGAAGCTGACGGACGGCCTGTTCCAGCGGGTATTCGAAGAAACCGCCCGGGACTATCCGGAGCTCGTCGCAGAACACATGATCATCGACATCGGCACGGCGCGCATGGCGAGTCGCCCCGCAGAATTCGACGTGGTGGTCACGCTCAATCTCTACGGTGACATCCTCTCCGATGTGGCCGCGGAAGTATCCGGCTCCATCGGCCTGGCGGGCTCGGCCAATATCGGCCGGGAATGCGCCATGTTCGAGGCGGTGCATGGCTCCGCGCCGGACATCGCCGGCCGGGATATCGCCAATCCCTCCGGCATGCTGCAGGCCGCGGTCATGATGCTGCAGCATCTCGGTCGCGAGCGGCCTGCGGCATTGATCCGGAATGCCTGGCTGCGCACGCTCGAGGAGGGCATTCTCACGGCCGACGCGTATCGCCCCGGCCCGGGACGCCGCCAGGTCGGGACGCAGGAGTTCGCGGATGCCGTGATCGAACGGCTCGGCCAGGTGCCGCGGCGGCTGGCGCCGGTGGCCGAAGGGCAGGCCGTTCCCGAGGTGCGGCTGCAGCCGCCCGGCAGCGCCACGCCGAGGTCGTCGAAGCGCCTCGTGGGCGTGGACGTATTTCTCGACTGGGACGAAGCGGGCCGCGATCCGGGCGTGCTCGGCCGGCGTCTCGAGGCGCTGGCCGGGCCGGATTTCACGCTGGCCGTGGTGACCAACCGGGGCGTGAAAGTCTACCCGGGCGGCAACGCCCGGACGCTCTGCACCGATCACTGGCGCTGCCGTTTCCAGGCGCAGGAAGCTGCCGGACCGACCACCATTGCTGCGCTGTTGCTGCGACTGGCGGAGGCCGGGCTCGACGCGGTGAAGACGGAGAACCTGTACGAGTTCGACGGGCAGGCGGGCTACTCCCAGGCCCAGGGCGCTTAG
- a CDS encoding NAD(P)-dependent alcohol dehydrogenase — MPQVKAYAAESPESGVAPFPIERRAPRPDDVVIEIDYCGVCHSDLHTAYNDWGITTYPIVPGHEIVGTVQAVGDAVTAFKPGDRVGVGCLVDSCRSCGSCDDGLEQYCEQGWTGTYNGVDRHDGTPTFGGYSEQVVVSDRFVLRMPEGLDPAAAAPLLCAGITTWSPLKHFGVGKGHRVGVVGMGGLGHMGVKFARALGAEVTVFTRSASKVEEAKSQGAHHVIISSDPAQMEAAAASFDFILDTVPVEHDLNPYVNALKRDGTLIIVGLLGPVEPALHTFPVVLGRRRIAGSLIGGLPETQEMLDFCGEHGITCDIEMLDIKNINQAYERMQRSDVRYRFVIDMETLRA, encoded by the coding sequence ATGCCCCAAGTCAAAGCCTATGCCGCCGAGTCTCCGGAGTCCGGAGTGGCGCCTTTCCCGATCGAGCGCCGGGCGCCGCGGCCGGACGACGTGGTGATCGAGATCGACTATTGCGGGGTCTGCCACAGCGACCTGCACACCGCCTACAACGACTGGGGTATCACCACCTATCCGATCGTGCCCGGCCACGAGATCGTGGGCACCGTGCAGGCCGTGGGCGACGCGGTCACCGCGTTCAAGCCGGGCGACCGGGTCGGGGTGGGCTGCCTGGTCGATTCCTGCCGCAGCTGCGGCTCCTGCGACGACGGCCTCGAGCAGTACTGCGAGCAGGGCTGGACCGGCACCTACAACGGGGTCGATCGCCATGACGGCACGCCGACTTTCGGGGGCTACTCCGAGCAGGTCGTGGTCAGCGACCGCTTCGTCCTGCGCATGCCGGAGGGACTCGACCCGGCGGCGGCCGCGCCGCTGCTGTGTGCGGGCATCACCACCTGGTCACCGCTGAAGCACTTCGGCGTCGGCAAGGGACATCGCGTCGGCGTGGTCGGCATGGGCGGGCTGGGCCACATGGGCGTCAAGTTCGCGCGCGCGCTCGGCGCCGAGGTCACCGTGTTCACGCGCTCGGCCTCGAAGGTCGAGGAGGCCAAAAGCCAGGGCGCGCACCACGTGATCATCTCCAGCGACCCGGCGCAGATGGAAGCCGCCGCCGCCAGCTTCGACTTCATCCTCGATACCGTGCCCGTGGAGCACGACCTGAATCCTTACGTCAACGCGCTGAAGCGCGACGGCACGCTCATCATCGTGGGCCTGCTGGGACCCGTCGAGCCGGCGCTGCACACTTTCCCGGTCGTGCTGGGGCGCCGCCGGATCGCCGGCTCCCTCATCGGCGGGCTGCCGGAGACGCAGGAGATGCTGGATTTCTGCGGCGAACACGGCATCACCTGCGATATCGAGATGCTGGACATCAAGAATATCAACCAGGCTTACGAGCGCATGCAGCGCAGCGACGTGCGGTACCGCTTCGTGATCGACATGGAGACGCTCCGGGCCTGA
- a CDS encoding iron ABC transporter permease — translation MMRAAGRLFSLPAAAVLVAAVVALPVITVVLHVFLPDEGAWRHIAQVLLPDYVLTTLLLVVGTGIGVLVLGLSTAWLVAVCRFPGRRILEWALVLPLAFPAYVIAYTYTDLLQVSGPVQTFIRDLTGWSARDFWFPPIRSLGGAIAMLSLVLYPYVYLLGRAAFVQQSSGVLEAARTLGHGPWGAFWKVALPMARPALVAGVLLALMETLADFGTVAYFGIPVFTTGIYRAWFSLGDPVSAAKLSAVLLAFVFTLVALERINRGGMRFHQVGAPAAERKPYELRGGRAALALAVCLVPLTFGFLLPAGRLAWLAWVGGDMQFGARYLGLLWNSVSLAAVSAVVAVVAAVIVGYGLRLRPGAGMRLVHRIAGLGYAIPGSVIAVGVLIPLTLADHGLRGWLSAWFGVESGLILTGGILGLVFAYVARFLAVSLQSVDAGLARITPAMDDAAHALGEGPGRTLRRVHLPILRANLLTAGLIVFVDVMKELPATLILRPFDFDTLAVQAYKLASDERLAEASTASLAIVVAGLIPVILLARQVSRPGARRQRSETAHMMAPAAAR, via the coding sequence ATGATGCGCGCGGCGGGGAGGCTGTTCTCGCTACCCGCCGCCGCGGTGCTCGTGGCGGCGGTGGTGGCCTTGCCGGTCATCACGGTGGTCCTGCACGTCTTTCTCCCGGACGAGGGGGCTTGGCGTCACATCGCCCAGGTGCTGTTGCCCGATTACGTCCTCACCACCCTGCTGCTGGTCGTCGGCACGGGAATCGGCGTACTGGTGCTCGGGTTGTCCACTGCCTGGCTGGTGGCCGTGTGCCGCTTCCCCGGGCGCCGCATCCTCGAATGGGCCCTGGTCCTGCCCCTCGCCTTTCCCGCTTATGTCATCGCGTACACGTATACCGACCTGCTCCAGGTCTCCGGGCCCGTCCAGACATTCATCCGCGACCTGACCGGGTGGTCGGCCCGCGATTTCTGGTTTCCGCCCATCCGCTCGCTGGGCGGCGCCATCGCGATGCTCTCGCTGGTGCTCTATCCCTACGTCTACCTGCTCGGGCGGGCGGCCTTCGTGCAACAGTCCAGCGGCGTGCTCGAGGCCGCCCGGACGCTCGGTCACGGTCCCTGGGGTGCGTTCTGGAAAGTCGCGCTGCCGATGGCGCGTCCGGCGCTGGTCGCGGGCGTGCTGCTGGCGCTCATGGAGACACTGGCCGATTTCGGCACCGTCGCCTATTTCGGCATCCCCGTGTTCACGACCGGCATCTATCGCGCGTGGTTCTCCCTCGGCGACCCGGTCTCCGCCGCCAAGCTCTCGGCCGTGCTGCTGGCTTTCGTCTTCACCCTGGTCGCACTGGAGCGCATCAATCGCGGCGGGATGCGCTTCCACCAGGTCGGTGCGCCGGCCGCCGAACGCAAACCCTATGAACTCCGCGGCGGACGTGCGGCGCTGGCGCTGGCCGTCTGCCTCGTGCCGCTGACCTTCGGTTTCCTGTTGCCGGCGGGTCGTCTCGCCTGGCTGGCCTGGGTCGGGGGCGACATGCAGTTCGGCGCGCGCTATCTCGGGCTCCTGTGGAACAGCGTCAGCCTGGCGGCGGTGAGTGCGGTGGTCGCGGTTGTCGCCGCCGTGATCGTGGGCTACGGGCTGCGCCTGCGCCCGGGGGCGGGAATGCGGCTCGTGCACCGGATTGCCGGACTCGGTTACGCCATACCCGGCTCGGTGATCGCGGTGGGGGTGCTCATCCCGCTCACCCTGGCGGATCATGGCTTGCGGGGCTGGCTCTCGGCATGGTTCGGCGTCGAATCGGGGCTGATCCTGACCGGCGGCATTCTCGGCCTCGTGTTTGCCTACGTCGCGCGCTTTCTTGCGGTGTCGCTGCAGAGCGTCGACGCCGGCCTTGCCCGCATCACGCCTGCGATGGACGACGCGGCCCATGCGCTCGGCGAGGGTCCCGGGCGCACGCTCCGGCGCGTGCATCTCCCGATCCTGCGCGCCAACCTGCTGACGGCCGGCCTGATCGTCTTCGTCGACGTGATGAAGGAGCTGCCGGCGACCCTGATCCTGCGACCCTTCGATTTCGACACGCTCGCGGTACAGGCCTACAAGCTCGCCTCGGACGAGCGGCTCGCGGAAGCCTCGACCGCATCACTCGCGATCGTGGTCGCCGGCCTCATCCCGGTGATCCTGCTGGCACGCCAGGTGTCGCGCCCGGGTGCGCGCCGCCAGCGCAGCGAGACGGCGCACATGATGGCGCCGGCCGCGGCCCGCTGA